The Sulfolobales archaeon genome includes the window ATATCTCGGGCAGAATAGATATTAAAAGACTAACTAGTCTTCCCCCTCTCGGCTCTCTCGACATATACTGCAAGTAGCATCAGCCTTCTGAACCTCTGCTGAGCCATAGACCTTATCATATCTATGCATCTGCTGTTCCCGCTTAGGATGCAGTATGCCAGGGCGAATACCTCTGCTATCGTCCTGCTCATCCTCCCACTCCATATCTCCGTATGCCTCATTGCAAGGCTCCACACAGCATCACCAGGGATCCCGAGCTGGCTGGACAGCTTCAGCACAGCTGCCATTACATCCTCGAGGAACTCATCATATGTCATTCCCTGCCTCTCCCTATTTGCTCTCCTGGATATCGGGCTGCTATGGGTTATATCTGAGTATGAGTATTGATAGGCATATCGATCCTCTGTGAGGGATCCGCAGGAGCTACACACACCATAGCCAGTCCCCTGATCATATATAACCCTTCCACCACAGAACCTGCATTCCAAGGCATATCCCTGGATCATGTTGCTGGATACCCCACCAACACCTATCTCTTGAAGTATATCGGGTAGTACTTCTTCTCATCCTTATCCTCATAGCCTATTAGAACCCTGTATGTGCCTAGGTAGTGG containing:
- a CDS encoding TFIIB-type zinc ribbon-containing protein, with the translated sequence MIQGYALECRFCGGRVIYDQGTGYGVCSSCGSLTEDRYAYQYSYSDITHSSPISRRANRERQGMTYDEFLEDVMAAVLKLSSQLGIPGDAVWSLAMRHTEIWSGRMSRTIAEVFALAYCILSGNSRCIDMIRSMAQQRFRRLMLLAVYVERAERGKTS